One Thermincola ferriacetica DNA segment encodes these proteins:
- the murA gene encoding UDP-N-acetylglucosamine 1-carboxyvinyltransferase has translation MQKFIVIGGKRLNGRIRVSGAKNATLPVLAASLLTDKGCLIHEVPKLKDIDVMKEVLKYLGSVIECRGSSLKLDNSRVCSKEISEDLMRRMRASNLVMGPLLARFGHVRAAYPGGCAIGSRPMDLHLKGFAALGAEITEKHGFVEARANCLKGAEIHLDFPSVGATENLMMAAVLARGQTVIKNAAKEPEIVDLQNFLNSLGAKVRGAGTDVIKIEGAGELELAEHTVIPDRIEAATHLIAGAITAGEVVVENVIPEHLDSVIAKLREAGADIQVGQNWIKVASDGKFKAVDVKTLPYPGFPTDVQAQLMVLMTVAQGTSIISESIFENRFKHVDELRRMGADIKIEGRTAIVKGTSKLSGTFVEATDLRAGAALVLAGLIAEDATVIENIWHIDRGYEDLEKKYSALGARIMRVNSV, from the coding sequence TTGCAGAAGTTCATTGTCATCGGAGGCAAGCGGCTTAATGGCAGGATCAGGGTAAGCGGAGCAAAAAACGCCACACTTCCCGTGTTGGCTGCCAGTTTACTGACCGATAAGGGCTGTTTGATTCATGAAGTTCCAAAGCTCAAGGATATCGATGTGATGAAAGAGGTTCTCAAGTATCTGGGATCTGTGATAGAATGCCGGGGTTCTTCCCTGAAGCTAGATAACAGCCGCGTTTGCTCGAAGGAAATTTCCGAAGATTTGATGCGCCGTATGCGGGCTTCCAACCTGGTTATGGGCCCCCTGTTAGCCAGATTCGGCCACGTGAGAGCTGCTTATCCCGGAGGGTGTGCCATCGGGTCAAGACCTATGGACCTGCATTTAAAAGGTTTTGCCGCTCTGGGGGCGGAAATTACGGAAAAACATGGGTTTGTGGAGGCCAGAGCAAATTGCCTGAAAGGCGCCGAAATACACCTGGATTTTCCAAGTGTCGGAGCCACAGAAAATCTGATGATGGCAGCTGTTTTGGCCCGCGGCCAGACGGTAATCAAAAATGCGGCAAAAGAACCGGAAATTGTTGACTTGCAAAACTTTTTGAACAGCCTGGGAGCAAAGGTGCGCGGCGCCGGAACTGATGTGATTAAAATTGAGGGCGCAGGGGAATTGGAGCTTGCCGAACATACCGTAATTCCTGACCGTATTGAGGCAGCTACCCACCTGATAGCCGGGGCAATTACGGCTGGCGAAGTTGTTGTGGAAAATGTTATCCCCGAACATCTGGATTCAGTAATTGCTAAATTGCGTGAAGCAGGAGCAGACATTCAGGTGGGCCAGAACTGGATCAAAGTAGCCAGCGACGGGAAATTCAAAGCCGTAGATGTCAAAACTTTACCTTATCCTGGGTTTCCCACCGATGTCCAGGCGCAGTTAATGGTTCTAATGACTGTGGCGCAGGGGACAAGTATAATTTCAGAAAGTATCTTTGAAAACAGGTTCAAGCATGTTGATGAACTTCGCCGGATGGGAGCTGATATCAAAATCGAGGGACGTACAGCTATTGTAAAAGGCACCTCAAAGCTAAGCGGGACCTTTGTTGAAGCTACGGATCTACGGGCGGGAGCAGCTTTGGTACTGGCTGGCCTGATTGCGGAAGATGCCACAGTAATAGAAAACATATGGCACATTGACAGAGGTTATGAGGATTTGGAAAAAAAATACTCCGCGCTAGGGGCACGGATAATGCGGGTGAACAGTGTTTGA
- a CDS encoding cell division protein FtsQ/DivIB → MPNIRSGRPRHTRQSLPLQGLFFILLLICGIYALLNSSFFSVSRIIVDGNKQLKTQEIVNLSGITLGTNTFKLKIDEIEKRILLHPLVKKVTVKRLLPGKIKIDLEERVGQGLLPKDGGFYVIDSEGVFLYPVDSIEKINLPIITGVRFGKIKTGQKIKSEGLRSALDYLAIMPPEISTIVSEINCADPENIIMYTIDGVEVRLGNTENATEKLEIYRQVASQKFQQKIQYIDLSYHNKPVVKFYSKP, encoded by the coding sequence GTGCCTAACATACGTTCGGGAAGGCCTCGACATACCAGACAAAGTTTGCCTTTGCAGGGACTTTTTTTTATTTTACTTTTAATTTGTGGAATTTATGCTCTTTTAAACTCTTCTTTTTTTTCTGTTTCCCGGATTATCGTAGACGGGAACAAGCAACTTAAAACCCAGGAGATTGTCAATCTTTCAGGCATTACATTGGGAACCAATACTTTCAAGTTAAAAATAGACGAAATCGAAAAGAGAATTTTGCTGCATCCTTTGGTGAAAAAGGTAACGGTCAAGCGTTTGCTGCCGGGGAAAATTAAAATAGACCTGGAGGAACGGGTTGGACAAGGCTTACTGCCCAAAGACGGCGGATTTTATGTAATCGATAGTGAGGGGGTATTTTTATACCCTGTAGACAGCATAGAAAAAATAAATTTGCCGATAATTACCGGAGTCCGGTTTGGTAAAATTAAGACCGGCCAAAAAATAAAGTCGGAGGGGCTAAGGAGTGCGCTTGATTATTTGGCCATTATGCCCCCTGAAATTTCCACCATTGTTTCTGAAATTAACTGTGCTGATCCGGAAAACATAATTATGTATACCATTGATGGGGTAGAGGTACGTTTGGGAAATACGGAAAACGCGACAGAAAAACTGGAAATCTACAGGCAGGTAGCAAGCCAAAAATTTCAACAAAAAATTCAGTATATTGATCTGAGTTATCATAACAAACCTGTTGTAAAATTTTACTCCAAGCCGTAG
- the murC gene encoding UDP-N-acetylmuramate--L-alanine ligase, translating into MGKDQTQFHFIGIGGAGMSGLARILLQKGMRVSGSDIKSSRTFSQLKELGAKVYLGHSRENISEEIRVVVVSSAISPDNEELAEARKKGLKILHRGDVLAGLMAEKKGIAVAGAHGKTTTTSMIALVLEKNGLDPTVVVGGELFDIGSNAKLGKGEYLVAEADESDGSFLKLSPYIEVITNIEDDHLDYYGSTEKIDAAFQEFTEKIPDEGFCILCFNSPKVKVLADKLKKPFISYGIGVPAEYEGRNVLCQGTQSSVDVFYRNEYLGKLRLNVPGEHNLANALAALAVGRLVGLSFEQVADALASFTGVGRRFQLIGQVKGITVVDDYAHHPTELKATLQAAQKAGFTRIISVFQPHRFTRTKFLYRQFGEAFHGPDIIIITEIYSAGEKPIAGVSAQLIIDEVKKHTTAPVYFLKTEEDILEFLLANTRSGDLVLTLGAGNIWAVGVELVRRLKEGK; encoded by the coding sequence TTGGGTAAGGACCAGACACAATTTCACTTTATCGGTATCGGCGGCGCCGGGATGAGCGGTTTAGCAAGAATTTTGCTGCAAAAAGGTATGAGAGTAAGTGGTTCTGATATCAAGAGCAGCCGCACTTTTTCTCAATTAAAAGAACTTGGGGCAAAGGTTTATCTCGGCCATAGTCGGGAAAATATATCGGAAGAAATTAGAGTCGTAGTAGTTTCCTCCGCAATATCCCCGGATAACGAGGAACTGGCGGAAGCCAGGAAGAAGGGATTGAAGATACTACACCGGGGCGATGTGCTGGCCGGTTTAATGGCAGAGAAAAAAGGGATTGCAGTAGCTGGAGCTCATGGAAAAACGACCACTACTTCAATGATTGCGCTTGTGCTGGAAAAAAACGGCCTGGATCCTACGGTAGTCGTCGGAGGGGAATTATTCGATATAGGTAGCAATGCCAAGCTGGGTAAGGGAGAATACCTGGTGGCTGAGGCGGACGAAAGTGACGGGTCTTTTTTGAAGCTGTCTCCTTATATTGAAGTAATAACCAATATTGAAGACGATCACCTGGATTATTATGGCTCAACGGAGAAAATAGATGCAGCCTTCCAGGAGTTTACCGAAAAAATTCCCGACGAAGGTTTTTGCATTTTATGCTTCAACAGTCCCAAAGTAAAGGTTCTGGCCGACAAATTAAAGAAGCCTTTTATCAGCTACGGTATTGGAGTGCCGGCTGAATATGAAGGTCGAAATGTATTATGCCAGGGTACGCAAAGTTCTGTAGACGTTTTTTACAGGAACGAATATTTGGGCAAGTTACGGCTTAATGTTCCCGGCGAGCATAATTTAGCCAATGCCCTGGCCGCTTTGGCTGTTGGTCGGCTGGTAGGTTTAAGCTTCGAGCAGGTGGCAGATGCTCTGGCCAGCTTTACCGGTGTGGGAAGGCGGTTTCAATTAATAGGACAGGTAAAAGGCATAACTGTTGTTGATGATTATGCCCATCATCCTACCGAACTGAAAGCTACTTTGCAAGCCGCCCAAAAGGCAGGTTTTACAAGGATAATCAGTGTGTTTCAACCTCACCGGTTTACTCGGACCAAATTCCTGTACAGACAATTTGGTGAAGCATTCCATGGTCCTGATATTATCATTATTACTGAAATATACAGCGCCGGCGAAAAACCTATTGCCGGGGTCAGCGCCCAACTGATCATCGATGAAGTCAAAAAACATACTACGGCGCCGGTTTATTTTTTAAAGACTGAAGAAGATATTCTCGAATTTTTGCTGGCTAATACCAGGTCGGGCGACCTGGTTCTAACCCTTGGAGCAGGGAACATATGGGCCGTAGGGGTTGAGTTGGTCAGACGGTTGAAAGAGGGAAAGTAA
- the spoVE gene encoding stage V sporulation protein E, translating to MTLRKKSPDFLLFMATILLLVIGIVMVYSASQVTAHERLHDTYYYLKKQLLWASVGIGAMMLAMGIDYWKYKKMAIPFLVLAFSLLVMVLLPGIGKTVKGAQRWIGLGPFTIQPSEMVKLSLVIFMSYGLSVQKHKIKKFSQGLLPNLLILGLACGLILLQPDLGTAVSVAGTVFVMLFAAGAEARHLSALALAGIGAVGLAIAFEPYRLRRFLAFLDPWADPLGSGFHIIQSLYALGSGGLFGLGLGQSHQKFFYLPEQHTDFIFAVLGEELGFLGGSLVLLLFILFVWRGFRIALSSPDSFSSLLAVGITTMVALQAIINIGVVTGSMPVTGIPLPLISFGGSSLIFTLIGVGILLNISKYGSVR from the coding sequence TTGACCCTGCGTAAAAAATCACCGGATTTTTTGCTGTTTATGGCCACAATTTTACTGCTGGTTATAGGTATCGTTATGGTTTACAGCGCGAGCCAGGTTACAGCCCATGAAAGGTTGCACGATACATATTATTACCTCAAGAAACAGCTTTTATGGGCCAGCGTCGGGATTGGTGCTATGATGCTGGCCATGGGGATAGACTACTGGAAGTACAAGAAAATGGCGATTCCTTTTCTGGTTTTGGCTTTTTCATTGCTAGTTATGGTACTCCTGCCTGGCATTGGGAAAACCGTTAAAGGCGCGCAACGCTGGATTGGTTTAGGACCGTTTACGATACAACCTTCAGAAATGGTTAAACTGTCCCTGGTAATTTTTATGTCTTATGGGTTATCAGTGCAAAAACACAAGATAAAAAAATTTTCCCAGGGACTACTGCCCAATTTGTTGATTCTCGGTTTGGCCTGCGGTCTTATATTACTGCAACCAGACCTGGGGACAGCAGTATCTGTGGCCGGCACAGTTTTCGTCATGTTGTTTGCAGCGGGAGCCGAGGCTAGGCACTTATCTGCTCTGGCCCTGGCGGGGATAGGGGCAGTCGGCCTGGCAATAGCTTTTGAACCTTACCGACTGCGGCGGTTCCTGGCATTTCTTGATCCCTGGGCAGACCCGTTGGGCAGCGGATTTCATATTATTCAGTCACTATATGCCTTGGGTTCCGGAGGACTCTTTGGTTTGGGCCTGGGGCAAAGCCACCAGAAGTTTTTCTATTTGCCCGAACAACACACTGATTTTATTTTTGCCGTATTGGGTGAGGAGTTGGGATTTTTGGGCGGAAGTCTGGTGTTGCTGCTTTTCATACTTTTTGTATGGCGGGGTTTCCGGATTGCCCTAAGTTCGCCTGATTCCTTTTCCAGTTTGCTGGCCGTAGGCATCACTACAATGGTAGCGCTGCAGGCCATCATAAACATTGGCGTGGTTACCGGCTCCATGCCGGTAACGGGAATTCCGCTGCCACTGATCAGTTTTGGCGGTTCATCCCTGATCTTTACCTTAATCGGTGTAGGTATTTTGCTCAATATTTCCAAGTATGGCTCAGTCCGTTAG
- the murB gene encoding UDP-N-acetylmuramate dehydrogenase — protein MSICRFREELQNLISGEILVNEPMSLHTTWRIGGPADLMLIPEDIEDCWAAIKLAKKYGIPYLVMGNGSNLLVKDRGIRGLVIKMAAGEIKVDEEQNLIFAPAGTLLPVVARVAADHALSGLEFAVGIPASVGGAIVMNAGAHGKSIGEVVKEVNVLDSDGELLVLPGRDLDFRYRYSNILQKNFIVTKAVFLLARAPAVEIKKRMTEFLEKRRQLQPVGKPNAGSVFKNPAGTSAGMLIDAAGCKGLTVGDAQVSEKHANFILNLDSATAHDVLTLIEQVKNAVYKKFNVMLELEVQVVGE, from the coding sequence ATGAGCATTTGCAGGTTCAGAGAGGAACTGCAAAATCTCATATCCGGTGAAATCCTCGTAAACGAACCGATGTCATTACATACCACCTGGCGGATAGGCGGGCCGGCAGACCTCATGCTTATTCCGGAAGATATTGAAGACTGTTGGGCCGCTATAAAACTTGCCAAAAAATATGGGATACCATATTTAGTTATGGGCAATGGTTCTAATTTGCTGGTCAAGGACAGAGGTATCCGGGGGCTGGTCATAAAAATGGCCGCAGGGGAAATTAAGGTTGACGAGGAACAGAATTTAATTTTTGCTCCTGCAGGAACTCTGTTGCCGGTTGTTGCCAGGGTCGCTGCCGACCATGCTTTGAGCGGCCTGGAATTTGCTGTCGGCATTCCGGCAAGCGTGGGCGGGGCCATTGTTATGAATGCCGGTGCACACGGCAAAAGTATCGGTGAGGTTGTTAAGGAGGTGAATGTTCTTGACTCCGACGGCGAACTGTTGGTTTTGCCGGGAAGAGACCTGGATTTTAGGTACCGGTACAGCAACATACTCCAAAAGAATTTCATTGTCACAAAAGCTGTATTTTTGTTAGCAAGAGCTCCTGCTGTGGAAATAAAGAAACGCATGACTGAGTTTTTGGAAAAGAGAAGGCAATTGCAGCCCGTAGGCAAACCTAATGCCGGCAGTGTTTTTAAAAACCCGGCCGGGACTTCTGCAGGGATGTTGATAGATGCAGCCGGCTGCAAGGGATTGACCGTTGGAGACGCTCAGGTGTCCGAAAAGCACGCCAATTTTATTCTAAACCTGGACAGCGCTACTGCCCACGATGTTTTGACCTTGATTGAACAGGTCAAAAACGCGGTTTATAAAAAATTTAATGTTATGTTGGAATTGGAAGTACAGGTAGTAGGGGAGTAG
- the ftsZ gene encoding cell division protein FtsZ — protein sequence MLEFDMELDQFANIKVIGVGGGGNNAVNRMISAGLKGVEFITVNTDAQALYLSQAPQKIQIGAKLTKGLGAGANPEIGQKAAEENREELVQALKGADMVFVTAGMGGGTGTGAAPIVAEVAKEVGALTVGVVTKPFTFEGRKRLTQAEAGINNLKEKVDTLITIPNDRLLQVIDKHTSIVEAFRIADDVLRQGVQGISDLIAVPGLINLDFADVKTIMTDTGSALMGIGIASGENRAAEAAKLAISSPLLETSIEGARGVLLNITGGTSLGLFEVNEAAEIIANAADPEANIIFGAVIDDNMQDEVRVTVIATGFDNRNPRRGISSDTAGIDIKPFTAVDELDIPAFLRRK from the coding sequence ATGCTCGAATTTGATATGGAATTGGACCAGTTCGCCAACATAAAAGTTATTGGGGTAGGTGGCGGAGGAAATAATGCTGTTAACCGGATGATATCAGCTGGCCTGAAAGGAGTTGAATTTATAACCGTAAACACCGATGCCCAGGCTTTGTACCTGTCCCAGGCGCCGCAAAAAATTCAGATAGGAGCTAAACTTACCAAGGGATTAGGGGCCGGCGCAAATCCTGAAATTGGGCAGAAAGCGGCAGAAGAGAACAGGGAAGAACTTGTACAAGCCCTGAAGGGCGCCGATATGGTGTTTGTTACTGCCGGTATGGGCGGTGGAACCGGAACAGGCGCTGCGCCTATTGTAGCGGAGGTAGCCAAGGAAGTAGGGGCATTGACTGTAGGTGTAGTGACCAAGCCTTTTACTTTTGAGGGGCGGAAACGTCTTACACAGGCTGAAGCGGGGATAAACAACCTGAAAGAAAAAGTCGATACCCTTATTACGATACCCAACGACAGGTTATTACAGGTGATTGACAAACATACTTCCATTGTTGAAGCGTTTCGTATCGCCGATGATGTGCTAAGGCAGGGTGTACAGGGCATATCGGACCTCATTGCCGTACCCGGGTTGATAAACCTGGATTTTGCCGATGTAAAGACAATTATGACTGACACAGGTTCAGCGCTTATGGGAATAGGCATTGCCTCCGGGGAAAACAGGGCTGCGGAAGCTGCGAAACTGGCTATATCCAGCCCGCTCCTGGAAACTTCCATCGAAGGAGCACGCGGCGTATTGCTTAACATTACCGGCGGAACCAGTTTGGGGCTTTTTGAAGTAAATGAGGCAGCCGAAATCATTGCCAATGCTGCTGACCCGGAAGCCAACATAATTTTTGGTGCGGTAATAGACGACAATATGCAGGATGAAGTTAGGGTCACAGTAATTGCCACAGGTTTCGATAACAGGAACCCCCGCCGGGGCATTTCCAGCGATACTGCCGGTATAGATATTAAACCTTTTACGGCTGTAGATGAATTAGATATTCCCGCTTTTTTACGGAGAAAATAA
- the murG gene encoding undecaprenyldiphospho-muramoylpentapeptide beta-N-acetylglucosaminyltransferase produces MKVIVSGGGTGGHIYPALAIAKGLQEAEAGTEVLYVGTAKGLEAGIVLQTGVPFRTVTVEGLPRKIGVRLFSSLLKVTKGFFQAMQIMDEFRPDIVIGTGGYVCGPVVLAAVLKKIPTLIHEQNAFPGITNKLLARLVNRVATTFPESVKYFKNPGKVVVTGLPVRPEILNARPEDGTDLGFAPDRFNVLVVGGSRGARSINLAMVEVLEHFHNHAGVRLLLVTGESGYHELNDRLKLRGLDPAKLNNIIIRPYLHNMPAALAAANLIVCRAGATTIAEITAKGIPSILIPYPYAAENHQEYNARALVDKGAAVMIKDAELTGRKIIENVELLRQDIQLWHKMAEKSKALGRPDALQNIVKLAQNLLK; encoded by the coding sequence ATGAAGGTTATCGTTTCCGGGGGAGGAACAGGGGGTCATATATATCCGGCTTTGGCAATAGCCAAAGGCCTTCAGGAAGCCGAAGCGGGTACTGAAGTCCTTTATGTGGGCACGGCCAAAGGCCTGGAAGCAGGGATTGTCCTGCAGACCGGGGTTCCTTTCAGAACTGTTACGGTTGAAGGGCTGCCGAGGAAAATAGGGGTGCGGTTGTTTTCTTCTTTGCTTAAAGTGACCAAAGGTTTTTTTCAGGCCATGCAGATTATGGACGAATTCAGGCCTGACATTGTTATCGGCACCGGAGGTTATGTATGCGGCCCTGTAGTTCTGGCGGCTGTACTGAAAAAAATTCCGACGCTCATTCATGAACAAAATGCTTTCCCCGGCATAACCAATAAACTGCTGGCCCGACTAGTTAATCGGGTGGCAACCACATTTCCGGAATCGGTCAAGTATTTTAAAAATCCCGGGAAAGTTGTTGTCACCGGTCTGCCTGTCAGGCCGGAAATCCTTAATGCCAGGCCGGAGGATGGAACAGACCTGGGTTTTGCACCCGACCGGTTCAATGTTTTGGTTGTTGGCGGCAGCAGAGGAGCCAGGTCTATCAACCTGGCCATGGTGGAAGTTCTGGAACATTTCCATAACCATGCGGGTGTCCGGCTATTGCTGGTCACCGGCGAATCGGGTTATCACGAATTAAATGACAGGCTGAAGCTGCGGGGCTTGGACCCGGCCAAGCTCAACAATATCATCATTAGGCCTTATCTGCATAATATGCCCGCGGCCCTCGCCGCCGCAAACCTCATTGTATGCCGGGCCGGCGCCACTACGATAGCCGAGATTACAGCCAAAGGAATTCCAAGCATCTTAATTCCATATCCCTACGCGGCGGAAAACCACCAGGAATACAATGCGAGAGCCCTTGTGGACAAGGGTGCGGCAGTTATGATTAAAGACGCCGAATTGACGGGGCGTAAGATTATCGAAAACGTTGAACTCCTACGCCAGGATATACAACTTTGGCATAAAATGGCGGAAAAGTCAAAGGCACTGGGAAGGCCAGATGCCTTGCAAAATATAGTCAAATTAGCGCAAAACCTTTTAAAATAG
- a CDS encoding small basic family protein: protein MWLPVLGLALGLIIGLIVPISMPQAYVQYMSVAVLAALDSVFGGARAGLEKKFDDVVFITGFFSNTLLAAGLAYIGERLGVALYTAAIFAFGVRLFQNLAIIRRHILKK, encoded by the coding sequence GTGTGGCTACCTGTTTTGGGATTGGCTTTGGGGCTGATTATCGGGCTTATTGTTCCTATCAGCATGCCCCAGGCCTATGTGCAATATATGTCCGTAGCTGTGCTGGCGGCTCTTGACTCGGTTTTTGGCGGGGCGCGGGCCGGTTTGGAAAAAAAGTTTGACGATGTTGTTTTTATTACGGGATTTTTTAGCAATACATTACTGGCGGCGGGTTTGGCCTATATTGGCGAAAGGCTGGGGGTGGCGTTATACACGGCTGCCATTTTTGCCTTCGGCGTCAGACTTTTCCAAAATTTGGCCATAATAAGACGCCATATATTGAAAAAATAA
- a CDS encoding DUF881 domain-containing protein yields MKRGQLYVAIVLLVLGMMLAVQFRTTKDIQQNAPISRAQELTARLKDVTEERDSLLIEVSDLRKKLEQTGRKGGAGKAISDELDKARMVAGLTPVEGPGVEVVLNDSPKKLEPGEDPNLYILHEEDLLKVVNELRAGGAEAISINGQRLLANSEIRCAGTTILVNTKKIVPPITILATGDPKALQSSLEIKGGILETLRFWGLQADVQQKQKVEIPAYDGPVVFQYSKSVKEGD; encoded by the coding sequence ATGAAAAGAGGTCAACTGTATGTGGCCATTGTGCTCCTCGTTTTAGGCATGATGCTGGCCGTACAGTTTCGTACTACCAAAGATATCCAACAGAACGCACCTATCAGCAGGGCGCAGGAATTAACAGCCCGGCTCAAAGATGTTACGGAGGAAAGAGATAGCCTGCTTATCGAGGTATCGGATTTAAGAAAAAAATTGGAACAAACGGGCCGGAAGGGCGGGGCCGGCAAAGCCATCAGCGACGAACTGGATAAGGCCCGCATGGTGGCCGGTCTTACCCCGGTAGAAGGGCCCGGTGTGGAAGTAGTTCTAAATGATAGCCCGAAAAAACTGGAACCGGGCGAAGACCCGAATTTATATATTTTACATGAAGAAGATTTGCTGAAAGTAGTGAATGAGTTAAGAGCCGGCGGAGCTGAAGCTATTTCGATTAATGGCCAAAGGTTGCTTGCCAATTCGGAGATCAGGTGTGCAGGTACTACTATTTTGGTAAATACGAAAAAGATTGTACCCCCGATTACAATCTTGGCTACCGGTGACCCTAAGGCTCTGCAAAGCTCCCTGGAAATAAAGGGAGGTATCCTGGAGACCCTGAGGTTTTGGGGCTTACAGGCGGATGTGCAACAAAAACAAAAAGTAGAAATACCTGCTTACGACGGACCTGTGGTATTTCAGTATTCCAAATCGGTAAAAGAGGGTGATTAA
- the ftsA gene encoding cell division protein FtsA: MSLPNVLVGIDIGTSGIKITVADSTDNFVIKAMAEYPSQGVQKGRIIDIDRAVKSLENAIRLAEEAGRTEIRDIIVNVSGPEVQGILSTGSLLISRSSHRVTEWDVVRVLELARQNIVPTGKETICAVPRSFFVDGNYTPNPVGLRGRLLEVETMLILAPPDLLQERLDLANRLGLKVDSVNAGIVATAGSALSPEDAGVALVDVGAGLTEIGIFDERGLCWLTSLPIGGDYITSDISFGLQVPKELAEKIKLQFGSLNRDDFHEVFTIPGLKGDGPKKINRQFVTEIIDSRITEIFDLIKQAILQSGYNDRVRKGLIFTGGVTKVPGFLERAHEYLKVPVCLGHNDGIYLGDSRYSCSLGLVLCHSQNVAGLQQTASVKDESMGFLARIIRIFKKFV; encoded by the coding sequence TTGTCCCTGCCAAATGTGCTGGTCGGAATTGACATTGGGACTTCCGGGATAAAGATAACTGTTGCCGACAGTACAGATAACTTTGTGATTAAAGCCATGGCTGAGTACCCCAGCCAAGGGGTGCAAAAAGGCCGTATTATAGATATAGACAGGGCGGTAAAGTCCCTGGAAAATGCAATTCGTCTCGCTGAAGAGGCGGGAAGGACCGAAATACGGGACATAATTGTTAACGTTTCCGGTCCGGAAGTGCAGGGTATATTAAGTACGGGTTCTTTGTTGATAAGTAGATCCAGTCACCGGGTAACCGAGTGGGACGTGGTACGTGTTCTGGAATTGGCTCGCCAAAATATCGTTCCAACGGGAAAAGAAACAATCTGTGCAGTACCCCGGAGTTTTTTTGTTGATGGGAACTATACCCCTAACCCGGTTGGGTTGAGAGGGCGCCTACTGGAAGTGGAAACGATGCTCATATTGGCGCCGCCTGATTTGCTGCAAGAAAGGCTGGATCTGGCTAATAGGCTTGGACTGAAGGTTGATTCCGTAAACGCCGGTATTGTTGCTACGGCCGGGTCAGCTTTATCACCGGAAGACGCCGGTGTCGCTTTAGTGGATGTTGGTGCCGGCTTAACGGAAATTGGTATTTTCGACGAGCGGGGATTATGCTGGTTGACAAGCTTACCCATTGGAGGAGATTACATAACATCGGACATATCTTTTGGGTTACAGGTACCCAAGGAATTGGCTGAGAAAATTAAATTGCAGTTCGGTTCTTTAAACCGGGATGATTTTCATGAAGTTTTCACCATTCCGGGGCTGAAAGGTGACGGACCAAAGAAAATTAACAGGCAGTTTGTTACTGAAATAATTGACTCCCGCATTACTGAAATATTTGATTTAATTAAACAGGCAATTCTGCAGTCGGGATACAATGACAGGGTGCGAAAAGGTTTGATTTTTACCGGTGGTGTTACCAAAGTTCCGGGTTTTCTGGAAAGAGCCCATGAATATCTAAAAGTACCTGTGTGTCTGGGCCACAATGACGGAATTTACTTGGGCGACTCCCGTTACAGTTGTTCCCTTGGCTTGGTTTTGTGTCACTCCCAAAATGTTGCAGGTTTGCAACAGACGGCCAGTGTTAAAGATGAATCAATGGGGTTCCTTGCGAGAATTATCCGGATTTTTAAAAAGTTCGTATGA